The sequence CGTCGGCGGGCAGTCGGTCGAGGCGTTCGGCGACGAACTCGCGGACCTTCGGTTCCACCTCGACGACCTGTCGCGGAGTGAAGCCGCGCGCGACCAGCTTGCGGAATTCGGTGTGCACCGGCGGATCCTGCATCACCATCGGCGGGTGGTCGGCCATGCCGATGGCATCGAGTTCGCCGTAGGTGACGGTGAGCCCCTGCGCGGAGGAGAAGGTCGACGTGTCGTTGGCGGCCGCCATGACGTCGGCATGCCGGGTCAGGACCCAGAAGTCGCCGCCCTCGGCACCGTCGGCATCGTCGGCCGGCACCCGGTGGACCGGGGAGTGTTGCCGCAGCGCCGCGTACATCGGGTACGGGTCCGCCCACGACGGTCCCGATCGTAGGACGTACCGGACAGCGGAAGACACTTTGGATGTCATGTTTCGAGAGTGAGACACCATCGCGATTGTGTCAACCACCGCTCGGCGATTGGTCAGGGGAGGTCGGGACGGCGATGCGGCCGGGCCGAGCGGTCCCGCCGACTTTCTCTAAGGTGGAGGGATGACCAGCCCCCCGTTGCCGAGGCGCGTGGCACTCATCTCCGTGCACACGTCACCGCTTGCGCAGCCGGGTACCGGCGATGCCGGGGGTATGAACGTCTACGTCTGGCAGACGGCGACACGGATGGCGCGCCGTGGCGTCGAGGTCGAGATCTTCACCCGCGCGACGTCGTCGTCGGATGCACCGAGCGTCCAGGCCGCACCCGGGGTGACCGTCCGCAACGTGGTGGCCGGGCCGTTCGAAGGCCTCGACAAACGTGATCTTCCTGCTCAGCTGTGTGCATTCACCGCGGGCGTCCTGCGGGCGGAGGCCATGCAGAAGCCCGGGTACTACGACCTGATCCACTCGCACTATTGGTTGTCCGGCCAGGTCGGGTGGCTCGCGCGGGACCGATGGGGCGTGCCGTTGGTCCACACCGCGCACACGCTGGCCGCGGTGAAGAACGCATCCTTGGCGAAGGGCGACACAGCCGAACCGATGCTCCGGGTGATCGGCGAGCAGCAGGTGGTCGACGAGGCCGATCGCATGGTGGTGAACACCCAGACCGAAGCGACCGAGCTGGTGTCGATGTACAACGCCGACCGCTCACGGATCGACGTGGTGACCCCGGGCGCGGATCTCGACGTGTATTCGCCCGGCCCGCGCGACTGGGCGCGGGCCGAGCTCGGCCTCCGCGACGATGAGACGGTGTTGACCTTCGTCGGACGCATCCAGCCCCTCAAGGCTCCCGACGTGTTGCTCGCCGCGGCGGCACCCATCGTCGAGCGGTCGCGCAGGCAGGGGCGTGCGGTCCGCGTCCTCATCGTCGGCGGGCCGTCGGGTACCGGACTGGCCCAACCCACCTCTCTCATCGATCTGGCCGCTGATCTGGGCATCACCGATGCCGTGACCTTCTTGCCGCCGCAGTCCGCCGACCGGCTCGCCCAGGTGTACCGGGCGTCGGACCTGGTTGCGGTGCCGAGCTATTCGGAGAGCTTCGGCCTGGTCGCCATCGAGGCGCAGGCCTGCGGGACACCGGTGGTGGCCGCCGACGTCGGCGGCCTGAGCGTGGCCGTCGCGGACGGTCGGACCGGGGTGCTGGTGGACGGGCACGACGTCGAGGACTGGTCCCACGCGATCGGCGGACTCCTCGCCGATCCCGACCGCCTGGGACTGTTCCGGCAGAACGCCCGGGCGCATGCCGAGCAGTTCTCGTGGGAGCACACCGCAACCCAGCTGCTCACCAGCTATTCAGGGGCGATGCAGTCGTTCGCCAGCCGTAACCCGGCGGCTGCGGGCGCGGCCACGGCGCGGCGCGGTTCCCGGCGCTGGCGCAGGCGCCGGTCCAAGATGAGTGTGGGACAAGGGTGATCGAGTGAACCAGGCAGAGATCGTTGAACTGCTCGAGAACGCATTGACAGAACGGGAGATCTCGTTCAGTCGCAAAGACGCGGGCGGTGCCCAAGCCGAGCACATCGTGTTGGAGCTGCCGGGCGAGCGCAAGCTGAAGACCACGGTGCTGCTCACCGCGGGTCCGCACGGGGTGCGCGTGGAGGCCTTCGTGTGCAGGCGTCCGGACGAGAACCACGAAGGTGTCTACCGGTACCTGCTCCGCCGCAATCGTCGTCTCTACGGTGTCGCGTACACCATCGACAACACCGGTGACATCTATCTGGTCGGCCGGATCTCGGGTGACGCACTGAGCGCCGACGAGGTGGATCGGGTGCTCGGGCAGGTCCTCGAGGCCGCCGACGGCGACTTCAACACCCTCTTGGAGATCGGATTCCTGGCCTCGATCCAGCGTGAATGGGCGTGGCGGGTCTCGCGTGGCGAATCCCTGCGCAACCTCCTCGCCTTCGAGCACCTCATCGACAAGGAGTCGCTCCCGGAGCCGGGCGAACCCCTCGAGGGACGATATGTACCCGGGGACACCGCAGTGGACCGGGCGGGCGAGCAGCCCGATACCGCCCTGGCCGACGGCAACGAGAACTGAACGCGCGCGGCGTCTTCCGGCGGACGGTCATTCGTCCACATATTCGAGCAGGTCGCCGGGCTGGCAATCGAGCACACGACACATCGCCTCGAGGGTGCTGAACCGGATCGCCTTGGCGCGACCGTTCTTCAACACCGAGACGTTCGCCGGGGTGAGGCCGACCCGTTCGGCGAACTCGCCGACACTCATCTTCCGTCTGGCCAGTTCGACGTCGATGCGGACGATGATCGGCATCAGATCACCGTGTCCATGTCTGCGCGCAGCGCGGTCGCCTGCCGGAGCAGTGCCCGCATCACCACCATCAGGAGTCCGATCACGCCGGCGGCGGTGAGGCAGACGAACATCAGCAGGGGCAGTCCCGGATCGTCGGCATGCAGGCCGACGTAGAGGAACGCGGCCGCGAAGGCCAGCCAGCCGGCCAGGATCGACCACAGGATCACGTCGACCCAGATGAGAGAAGCGGTGGTGAAGATCCGGTCGCCGCGTACCAGGGTCAGCAGGCGCCAGATGCAGACGATCACCACCTCGACGCACACGATGAGGAACGCGGTGAGGGCCGTGGCGGGCCATCGGAGGTAGGCCATGTCCGGTGACTCCGCGGCCATGTGTGCGAACTGCCCGGGAAAGGACAGCGTCTGCAGCACGACCATCACGACGAACAGAGCGATCAGCGCCGTCCGTAAGAGTGCGACCACTCGCTTGTCAACGTTCATATATCGATAATCGATGTAGGAATATCGAATGTCAATGGGTTTCACGATGTCTGGTGAACGCTGACCTGTCGGATCGCGGTGCGGAAAACCGGCGATGCGGACATGCGTTCTGGTGAATCATGACAATGGATGTTGCTACGATTTACCCGGAATCCCCCAACGGAGGTGTCATGAGCTTCACGAGTCCCTTTCCCGACGTCGAGATCCCCGATGTCAGCGTGTACGACTTCTTGTTCGGGTCGATCGCCGACGACGACCTCGACCGGGTGGCCCTGGTCGATCCGAAGTCGGGAGACGAGACCACCTATCGGCGTCTGATCGGCCAGATCGATGCGGCGGCAGGCGCCTTGGCCGCGCGCGGCATCGGTGTCGGAGACGTGGTCGGCGTCCTGTCGCCGAACATCCCGGCCTTTGCGACCGTCTTCCACGGGATTCTGCGTGCCGGTGGCACCGCGACGACGATCAATGCGCTGTTCACGGCGCCGGAGATCGCCAAGCAGCTGACCGACTCGAAGGCGACGATGCTGATCACGATCTCGCCGATGCTCGAGCAGGCCGCGGCGGCGGCCGCAGAGGTCGGCATCGCCGACGAGAACCTGATCGTCCTCGACGGGGAGGGACAGGAGAGCTCCGGTCACCCGAACGCGGTCGACCTGCTCGGGCCGGAACTGCCCGCTCCCGACATCGCGATCGACCCGGCCACGCATGTCGCCGCCCTCCCCTACAGTTCGGGCACCACCGGCAACCCGAAGGGCGTCGCGCTCAGTCATCGCAATCTGGTGGCCAACGTCGCTCAGATCAAACCGCTGCAGGGGATGACCCACGACGACGTGGTGATCGCGGTGCTGCCGTTCTTCCACATCTACGGCATGACCGTGTTGCTCAACGCGGCGCTGTACAACCGCGGCCGGCTGGTCATCATGCCGCGCTTCGACCTTGTCGAGTTCCTGGAGAACATCCAGACCTACAAGGTCACCAGCGCCTACATCGCGCCGCCGGTCGCGGTCGCGCTGGCGAAGCATCCGATTGTCGACGACTACGACCTGTCCTCGTTGCAGGTGATGATGTCGGGGGCGGCCCCGCTCGACGGTGAGCTGGGTAAGGCGGTCGCCAAGCGCCTGGACCTGCACATGCTGCAGGGGTACGGCATGAGCGAACTGTCACCGGTCAGTCATCAGATCCCGGTCGACACGAAAGCCGCACTCGGGCTCGACGAGCCGCCGCTCTCGTCGACCGGCTGGGCGATCCCCAACACAGAGAACAAGCTCGTCGATCCGGCGACCGGCGATGAGATCCCGCTCCCGTCGGAAGGACTGTCCGCGCCCGGGGAACTGTGGGTGAAGGGCCCGAACGTGATGCTGGGCTACCTGAACAACCAACAGGCCACCGCCGACACGATCGACGCGGACGGCTACCTGCACACCGGCGACATGGCGCAGGTCGATCCGACCGGCTGCGTCTACATCGTCGACCGGCTCAAGGAGCTCATCAAGTACAAGGGTTATCAGGTGCCGCCCGCCGAGCTCGAGGCGTTGTTGCTGACGCATCCGAAGATCGCCGACACCGCGGTGATCGGCGTCGACGACGAGGACGGCGAGGAGATCCCGAAGGCCTTCGTCGTCAAGCAGCCCGATGCCGAACTGACCGAGGCCGAGGTGGTCGAGTTCGTCGCGGCGAAGGTCGCGCCGCACAAGAAGGTCCGCGCCGTCGAGTTCATCGAGCAGATCCCGAAATCGGCGTCGGGGAAGATCCTGCGGAAGGACCTGCGGCGCTGAGCCGCCGACCCGCGGAGCGCCGCTCCGTCGTCCGGCTACTCGACCGGCGGAGCGGTGCGGCTGCTCGGGGACCGGGCCCTCAGTTCACGTCCTCGAGGTGCCCCTCGGGGACGTGACGGCGTCTGTGGTGCCAGTACGTGATCGCCCATAGGAGCACGCCGAGCAGGAGCAACCATCCGGCGATGACGTACTGCTCGGAGTCTCGGCCGGTCACCGGAAGCGTGAGATACCCGCAGGTGACCGCGCCGAGGACCGCGAGCGGGGTCCATGTGCGGAAGTGTTTGTGCTGCACTGGTTTACGCCGGAGAACGAGCACCGAGACGTTCACCACGGTGAACACGGCCAGCAGGAGCAGAGCGGTGGTGCCGCCCAGGAGGCCCACCACTGAACTCTCGGGGTCCGCGCTCACATAGACGAGCAGGCACAGGGCGATGACCGTGGTGAAGATGATGCCTGCGACCGGCGTCCGTCGTCCGGGGTGAACGTAGGACAGGAACGCGGGGAGCACGCCCTGCTTCGACATGCCATACAGCAGACGGCTGGCCATCATCATGTTGATCAGCGCGGTGTTGGCGACCGCGAACATCGAGATCCACGGCAGGAGGTCGCCGATGGGGAAGTCGGGTGCCGCAGCCTGGACGACGTCGACGAGTGGCGTCTCACTCTCGGCCAGTACGCCGACGGGGACGATCGCGACGGCGGCGATCGAGATGAGCACGTAGACCACCGCGGTGATCGCCAATCCGCTGAGCATCACCTTCGGGAAGATGCGCACCGGGTCTTTGCACTCCTCGGCCATGTTCACCGAGTCCTCGAACCCCACGAGAGCGAAGAATGCCAGCGAGGTGGCGGCCGTGATGGCGACGAAGACGTTCTTGTCGTCCGGTGTCTCGAAGGCGATCACCGCATCCCAGTGCTCGGCGTTGCCGCCGACGATGAACCAGTAGCCGATGAAGATCACCAGCAGCAGACCGGAGAGTTCGACCAGGGTCAACACCAAATTGGTCCCGACACCCTCGGCGACCCCGCGGAAGTTGATGAACATGACGACGAGCAGGAACGCGATCGCGAAGAACAGCAGGGCCGGGCTGGTGGCGTCCGGCTTGTCGCCACCGCTGAACGCCGTGAGCATGTTCACCGCGAACGCCCGTGACGCCGTCGTGGCCGACGTGATGCCCGAACACATCACCGTGAACAGCACGATGAACGTGATGAAGTGGATGCCGAATGCCTTGTGCACGTACAGCGCGGCGCCGGCGGCCTGGGGGTATTTGGTCACGAGTTCGAGGTAGGAGAACGCCGTGAGGGTGGCCACGGCAAAGGCGATGAGGAACGGCGCCCAGGCCGCGCCGCCCACCTCGCCGGCCACCTGGCCCGTGAGCGCGTAGACGCCGGTACCGAGGATGTCGCCGATGATGAACAGCAACAGCAGTTTCCATCCGAGCACACGCCTGAGTTCGGGCTGTTCGGGTTTTCCGGCGCCGGCCGCCCCGGTCTCCGCGCTGACGGTCATGTAGAGAAGCTAGACCCGATTTGACCGGATTGCGCGCTCTTGGTGGTTCTGAGGCCGGTTCGTCGCCGTGCGGGCGCAGACGGTGGCGCCGTGGTGGTTATGCGAAACTCTTCCCATGAGCAACGGCACCTTGATCCTGATGCGGCACGGCGAGAGTGAGTGGAACGCGTCGAACCAGTTCACCGGCTGGGTCGACGTCGCGCTCACCGAGAAGGGGGAAGCCGAGGCGGTCCGTGCCGGTGAGTTGCTCGTCGAACACGAGGTCCTGCCCGACGTCCTGTACACGTCGCTGCTTCGCCGTGCGATCCAGACCGCGCAGATCGCTCTCGACAAGGCGGATCGCCACTGGATCCCGGTCACCCGCGACTGGCGGCTCAACGAGCGTCACTACGGCGCGTTGCAGGGGCTGAACAAGGCGGACACCCTCGAGAAGTACGGCCAGGAACAGTTCATGCTGTGGCGTCGCAGCTACGACACGCCACCGCCGCCCATCGAGCGAGATGCCCGCTACAGCCAGTCCGACGATCCGCGGTATGCCGACCTCGCCGAGGTGCCGGTGACCGAATGCCTCAAAGACGTGGTGGCGCGGATGGTCCCGTACTTCACCGAGACGATCGCCGCCGACATCCGGGCGGGCAAGACAGTCCTGGTCGCGGCGCACGGCAATTCGCTGCGCGCGTTGGTCAAGTACCTCGACGAGATCTCCGATGCCGATATCGCAGGGCTCAACATCCCGACCGGCAACCCGCTGCGCTATGACCTCGACGAGGACCTGAAACCCCTCAACCCCGGGGGCACGTACCTGGACCCGGAGGCCGCCGCGGCCGGCGCCGCAGCCGTTGCCGCGCAGGGGCAGAAGTAGCTCGACCAGCTGTAACAAAATCGTCATGGTCCCCAAGGTGTGGCGCGCGCTACATTGGATGCCATGGCGAACGTCGGGACCTTGCGTATCAACCATTCCCCTGCTCAGGAGCGGTACGAAGCGATCTTGACGCCGGATCCGGCGGCCGACGGCAGTGGCGACGACGAGATGGTCGGCTATCTCGACTATGTCTCGGAGCCCTATCAGGTGGTGCTGACCCACACGGTCGTCCGCGAGCAGTTCAGCGGTCATGGCTATGCGGGACAACTGGTTCGGTATGTTCTCGACGACATCCGCGCAACCGGTAAGCAGGTGATGCCGGTCTGCTCGTATGTGCAGCGATTCATCTCCCAGAACCCCGAGTACGCCGACATGGCGGTCTCCGTACCGCAGTGACGGGCGGTCGGGCCATCCGACCGCGACGGGAGCGTCGGGTGTAGCAACCGCCCGTCCGCGGCGTGTCCGGAACGGTCGAACAACCGGTGAACAGCCGCGGAACAATGGCCGGGAATGTGCAGTATGCGTTTGGTGCGCCGTAAGCTGCAATTGTGACCGTTGCATTGTTGGTCGCGGCTTTCGCGCTCGCGCTGCTCTGCGGAGTGCTCGTCGGACTCGGCTGGCACGGCCGGAGCTGGATCGCCGGCCGTGTGTGGAGACCCGCTCCCAAGAAGAGTTCGCCCTCGGCGACCTCGGCTCAGGTGGCGACCTCATTGCTGGAAACGCGCCTGCACGCCGCGCACGCACCGCGCGAGGTGGACGACGCGGCGGAGCTGCGTGACACCGACGTCGACGTGACCACCGACGACGGGCGGATGACCAAGGCCGGACTGCTGAGTCTCATCGTGCGGCACAGCGAGAGTGCCGTGGCGGTGGTGGACCGGTTCCGCGACGTCGTCCTCTACAACCATCAGGCGGTGGAACTCGGCGTCGTCCGTGA is a genomic window of Gordonia sp. SID5947 containing:
- the mshA gene encoding D-inositol-3-phosphate glycosyltransferase — protein: MTSPPLPRRVALISVHTSPLAQPGTGDAGGMNVYVWQTATRMARRGVEVEIFTRATSSSDAPSVQAAPGVTVRNVVAGPFEGLDKRDLPAQLCAFTAGVLRAEAMQKPGYYDLIHSHYWLSGQVGWLARDRWGVPLVHTAHTLAAVKNASLAKGDTAEPMLRVIGEQQVVDEADRMVVNTQTEATELVSMYNADRSRIDVVTPGADLDVYSPGPRDWARAELGLRDDETVLTFVGRIQPLKAPDVLLAAAAPIVERSRRQGRAVRVLIVGGPSGTGLAQPTSLIDLAADLGITDAVTFLPPQSADRLAQVYRASDLVAVPSYSESFGLVAIEAQACGTPVVAADVGGLSVAVADGRTGVLVDGHDVEDWSHAIGGLLADPDRLGLFRQNARAHAEQFSWEHTATQLLTSYSGAMQSFASRNPAAAGAATARRGSRRWRRRRSKMSVGQG
- a CDS encoding YbjN domain-containing protein yields the protein MNQAEIVELLENALTEREISFSRKDAGGAQAEHIVLELPGERKLKTTVLLTAGPHGVRVEAFVCRRPDENHEGVYRYLLRRNRRLYGVAYTIDNTGDIYLVGRISGDALSADEVDRVLGQVLEAADGDFNTLLEIGFLASIQREWAWRVSRGESLRNLLAFEHLIDKESLPEPGEPLEGRYVPGDTAVDRAGEQPDTALADGNEN
- a CDS encoding helix-turn-helix transcriptional regulator gives rise to the protein MPIIVRIDVELARRKMSVGEFAERVGLTPANVSVLKNGRAKAIRFSTLEAMCRVLDCQPGDLLEYVDE
- a CDS encoding DUF2975 domain-containing protein, with the protein product MNVDKRVVALLRTALIALFVVMVVLQTLSFPGQFAHMAAESPDMAYLRWPATALTAFLIVCVEVVIVCIWRLLTLVRGDRIFTTASLIWVDVILWSILAGWLAFAAAFLYVGLHADDPGLPLLMFVCLTAAGVIGLLMVVMRALLRQATALRADMDTVI
- a CDS encoding AMP-binding protein; translation: MSFTSPFPDVEIPDVSVYDFLFGSIADDDLDRVALVDPKSGDETTYRRLIGQIDAAAGALAARGIGVGDVVGVLSPNIPAFATVFHGILRAGGTATTINALFTAPEIAKQLTDSKATMLITISPMLEQAAAAAAEVGIADENLIVLDGEGQESSGHPNAVDLLGPELPAPDIAIDPATHVAALPYSSGTTGNPKGVALSHRNLVANVAQIKPLQGMTHDDVVIAVLPFFHIYGMTVLLNAALYNRGRLVIMPRFDLVEFLENIQTYKVTSAYIAPPVAVALAKHPIVDDYDLSSLQVMMSGAAPLDGELGKAVAKRLDLHMLQGYGMSELSPVSHQIPVDTKAALGLDEPPLSSTGWAIPNTENKLVDPATGDEIPLPSEGLSAPGELWVKGPNVMLGYLNNQQATADTIDADGYLHTGDMAQVDPTGCVYIVDRLKELIKYKGYQVPPAELEALLLTHPKIADTAVIGVDDEDGEEIPKAFVVKQPDAELTEAEVVEFVAAKVAPHKKVRAVEFIEQIPKSASGKILRKDLRR
- a CDS encoding APC family permease, whose translation is MTVSAETGAAGAGKPEQPELRRVLGWKLLLLFIIGDILGTGVYALTGQVAGEVGGAAWAPFLIAFAVATLTAFSYLELVTKYPQAAGAALYVHKAFGIHFITFIVLFTVMCSGITSATTASRAFAVNMLTAFSGGDKPDATSPALLFFAIAFLLVVMFINFRGVAEGVGTNLVLTLVELSGLLLVIFIGYWFIVGGNAEHWDAVIAFETPDDKNVFVAITAATSLAFFALVGFEDSVNMAEECKDPVRIFPKVMLSGLAITAVVYVLISIAAVAIVPVGVLAESETPLVDVVQAAAPDFPIGDLLPWISMFAVANTALINMMMASRLLYGMSKQGVLPAFLSYVHPGRRTPVAGIIFTTVIALCLLVYVSADPESSVVGLLGGTTALLLLAVFTVVNVSVLVLRRKPVQHKHFRTWTPLAVLGAVTCGYLTLPVTGRDSEQYVIAGWLLLLGVLLWAITYWHHRRRHVPEGHLEDVN
- a CDS encoding phosphoglyceromutase; this translates as MSNGTLILMRHGESEWNASNQFTGWVDVALTEKGEAEAVRAGELLVEHEVLPDVLYTSLLRRAIQTAQIALDKADRHWIPVTRDWRLNERHYGALQGLNKADTLEKYGQEQFMLWRRSYDTPPPPIERDARYSQSDDPRYADLAEVPVTECLKDVVARMVPYFTETIAADIRAGKTVLVAAHGNSLRALVKYLDEISDADIAGLNIPTGNPLRYDLDEDLKPLNPGGTYLDPEAAAAGAAAVAAQGQK
- a CDS encoding GNAT family N-acetyltransferase, with product MANVGTLRINHSPAQERYEAILTPDPAADGSGDDEMVGYLDYVSEPYQVVLTHTVVREQFSGHGYAGQLVRYVLDDIRATGKQVMPVCSYVQRFISQNPEYADMAVSVPQ